The Sphaerospermopsis torques-reginae ITEP-024 genome has a window encoding:
- a CDS encoding PIN domain-containing protein, producing MFISSTELSEVIISAPAPVLFLDTCIILDIIRSPFRDNISTNEISASLKLIRKAQANNRNLWLVTNEIVYTEWKENIEPVKNELTEEIKKAELTREKMVNAANIIFDFNHDFGQIIKTLNLPEHLGNLSKSLLDKCEKIAIDDSHYVEAMKRINKCDAPAQKGKNSAKDCQIFAAFLDIGKQLRNKNFQNNICFITTNFQDYGKPNAPKSPIDQELVSINAKYLNKLEWGLAIVESKSNYAR from the coding sequence ATGTTTATTAGTTCAACAGAGCTAAGTGAAGTTATTATTTCTGCACCTGCACCAGTTTTATTTTTAGACACTTGCATAATTTTAGATATCATCCGTTCTCCATTCAGAGATAATATATCTACTAACGAAATATCAGCATCTTTAAAATTAATTCGTAAAGCACAAGCAAATAATCGTAATCTGTGGTTAGTGACAAATGAAATTGTCTATACGGAATGGAAAGAAAATATAGAACCTGTCAAAAATGAACTTACAGAAGAAATCAAAAAAGCAGAACTAACAAGAGAGAAAATGGTTAATGCTGCAAATATTATTTTTGATTTTAATCATGATTTTGGGCAAATCATAAAAACTCTAAATCTCCCTGAACATCTAGGAAATCTTTCCAAAAGTCTCCTAGATAAATGTGAGAAAATAGCAATAGATGATTCTCATTATGTAGAAGCAATGAAGAGAATTAATAAATGTGACGCTCCTGCTCAAAAAGGTAAAAATTCAGCTAAAGACTGTCAGATATTTGCGGCTTTTTTAGATATCGGTAAGCAATTGAGAAATAAAAATTTTCAGAACAATATTTGCTTTATCACTACAAATTTTCAAGATTATGGAAAACCCAATGCTCCCAAATCACCTATTGATCAAGAGCTTGTTAGTATTAATGCCAAATACTTAAATAAATTAGAATGGGGTTTAGCTATTGTTGAAAGTAAAAGCAATTATGCGAGATAA
- a CDS encoding ArsC/Spx/MgsR family protein, which produces MARVIFYEKPGCKNNTRQKVLLTAAGHQVIAYSLLTEPWTKERLKSFFGDRPVIEWFNKAAPSIKSGEVNPENVDAETALMMMLRDPLLIRRPLLEVGEQREVGFDVEKIDAWIGLKPVDESFKAMSENLMQQDLQGCAHGNNHEHHHHGEGSCKNHG; this is translated from the coding sequence ATGGCCAGAGTAATTTTCTATGAAAAACCAGGCTGTAAAAACAACACCAGACAGAAAGTATTACTCACAGCAGCAGGTCATCAAGTGATAGCATATAGCTTATTAACAGAACCTTGGACAAAAGAAAGATTAAAATCATTTTTTGGCGATCGCCCCGTGATTGAATGGTTCAACAAAGCTGCACCTAGCATAAAATCAGGAGAGGTAAACCCGGAAAATGTTGACGCAGAAACCGCTTTAATGATGATGTTGAGAGATCCCCTATTGATCCGTCGTCCTTTATTAGAAGTAGGGGAACAAAGAGAAGTAGGTTTTGATGTGGAAAAAATCGACGCATGGATAGGTTTAAAACCCGTGGATGAGTCTTTTAAAGCGATGAGTGAAAATTTAATGCAGCAAGACTTACAAGGTTGCGCTCATGGAAATAATCACGAACACCACCATCATGGGGAAGGTAGTTGTAAAAATCACGGTTAA
- a CDS encoding cupin, translating into MQVQDWFISGDGKHQICKSAREWDLLRDNYRLYRFLTEVEDVLNQVEEESIFLPQLRMLVRRLIINSYWVQSQNLEPDSKTGTSVLLLYDELGFPLTVQTVTFAPGTTSNIHNHGTWGIVAILKGQEKNTFWRRNPTAEFPDKIEKVGELDLYPGDLISFTPETIHQVQSLGNEPTVTFNIYGETNPKERFEFDVINHIAKKF; encoded by the coding sequence ATGCAAGTTCAGGATTGGTTTATCTCTGGAGATGGAAAACATCAAATTTGTAAATCCGCAAGAGAATGGGATTTATTACGTGATAATTATCGCCTTTATCGGTTTCTTACAGAAGTAGAAGATGTTCTCAATCAAGTTGAAGAGGAATCTATTTTTCTTCCTCAACTGAGAATGTTAGTAAGGCGATTAATTATTAATTCCTATTGGGTACAAAGTCAAAATTTAGAACCAGATTCTAAAACCGGAACATCAGTTTTATTATTATACGATGAATTAGGATTTCCTTTAACTGTGCAAACAGTCACATTTGCACCAGGAACAACTTCTAATATTCATAATCATGGAACTTGGGGAATAGTTGCTATTTTAAAAGGTCAGGAAAAAAACACATTTTGGCGACGTAATCCCACAGCCGAATTTCCTGATAAAATTGAAAAAGTAGGAGAACTAGATTTATATCCAGGTGACTTAATTAGTTTTACACCGGAGACTATACATCAAGTTCAATCTCTTGGTAATGAACCTACAGTAACTTTTAATATTTATGGTGAAACCAACCCTAAAGAAAGATTTGAATTTGATGTTATTAATCATATTGCTAAGAAATTTTAA
- a CDS encoding serine/threonine-protein kinase — protein MSQCLNPDCLYQNPPGTNFCVSCGAKIILDDRYLPLKFIGEGGFGRTFQAVDIKRLNTPCVIKQFLPQQAGSSSLQKATELFQQEAQRLQELGKHPQIPDLLAFFSQDGRLYLIQEFIDGQNLLQELKTQGLLNEPQIKNILTELLPVLQFIHDNNVIHRDIKPENILRSKTGQLFLIDFGVSKETSGSILTRVGTITGTPGYAPPEQFWFV, from the coding sequence ATGAGTCAATGTCTCAATCCTGACTGTCTTTACCAAAATCCCCCAGGTACTAATTTTTGTGTAAGTTGCGGTGCTAAAATCATCTTAGATGATCGTTATCTCCCCCTGAAATTTATCGGAGAAGGTGGTTTTGGACGCACTTTTCAAGCTGTAGATATCAAAAGATTAAATACACCCTGTGTCATTAAACAATTTTTACCCCAACAAGCAGGAAGTTCATCTTTACAAAAAGCAACGGAATTATTTCAACAAGAAGCTCAACGACTGCAAGAGTTAGGTAAACATCCGCAAATACCCGACTTACTCGCTTTCTTTTCTCAAGATGGTAGATTGTATTTAATTCAGGAATTTATTGATGGACAAAATTTACTGCAAGAGTTAAAAACTCAAGGTCTATTAAATGAACCCCAAATCAAAAATATTTTAACAGAATTATTGCCAGTTTTGCAATTTATTCATGACAATAATGTAATTCATCGAGATATTAAACCAGAAAATATTCTCAGAAGTAAAACCGGTCAATTATTCTTAATTGATTTTGGTGTTTCTAAAGAAACCAGTGGTAGTATTTTAACTAGAGTGGGAACTATTACCGGAACTCCTGGATATGCACCACCAGAACAATTTTGGTTTGTATGA
- a CDS encoding formylglycine-generating enzyme family protein codes for MHHQNNFGLYDMHGNVWEWCADDWHDNYINAPTDGNAWICKSDKNVIRGGSWFNAALCCRSNFRSGNLRGGSNQITGFRVVLSSRNL; via the coding sequence ATGCACCACCAGAACAATTTTGGTTTGTATGATATGCACGGGAATGTTTGGGAATGGTGTGCAGATGACTGGCACGACAATTATATAAACGCGCCTACTGATGGCAATGCTTGGATTTGTAAAAGCGATAAAAATGTTATACGTGGCGGTTCTTGGTTTAACGCTGCTTTGTGCTGTCGGTCTAATTTTCGCTCTGGGAATTTGCGTGGCGGTAGTAACCAAATCACTGGTTTTCGGGTTGTATTGTCCTCCAGAAACTTGTAG
- a CDS encoding Uma2 family endonuclease has product MITTVERRYSLDEYRAIEEKSERRNEYHDGEIVPIQGVTLNHSRIGGNILAYLTYLLRDSQFEPINSDLRLWIPEYKRGLYPDVMVFDGEPQLNENRNDEVLNPTLIIEVLSPSTADYDHKDKFTMYRSISSFCEYLLVAQDEVFIEKYSKQSQGWLLSDFNNLETSISLESIGVELPIAEIYRGVVFD; this is encoded by the coding sequence ATGATTACCACTGTTGAGCGTCGTTATAGTTTAGATGAATATCGCGCTATTGAAGAAAAGTCAGAAAGACGCAACGAATATCATGATGGGGAAATTGTACCAATACAGGGAGTAACACTCAACCATAGTCGTATCGGTGGTAATATTTTAGCATATCTTACATATCTTCTCCGTGATAGTCAGTTTGAACCAATTAATAGTGATTTACGTTTATGGATACCTGAATATAAAAGGGGTTTATATCCAGATGTGATGGTTTTTGATGGTGAACCACAATTAAATGAAAATCGCAACGATGAAGTTTTAAATCCTACCCTAATTATAGAAGTATTATCCCCTTCTACGGCAGATTATGACCACAAAGACAAGTTTACAATGTATCGTTCAATTAGCAGTTTTTGTGAATATTTATTAGTTGCACAAGACGAAGTTTTTATAGAAAAATACAGTAAACAATCTCAAGGTTGGTTATTAAGTGATTTTAATAATTTAGAAACATCTATTTCTTTAGAGTCAATTGGGGTTGAATTACCAATAGCAGAAATTTATCGTGGTGTTGTTTTTGATTAG
- a CDS encoding cytochrome c oxidase subunit 3, translating to MTAITTNEHHTTAHEQHPDLRVWGLLTFLISESLMFGGFFATYLFFKGTTAVWPPEGTEVELLVPTINTIILVSSSFIIHFGDKAIKKNSVGWMRFWYFITFLMGAVFLAGQVYEYMNLGYGLTTNVFANCFYLMTGFHGLHVFVGLLLILGVFVRSFRPNHYNSMKHTGIEMAEIYWHFVDIIWIILFTLVYLMNAF from the coding sequence ATGACAGCAATTACAACCAACGAACATCACACAACAGCACACGAACAACACCCAGATTTAAGAGTTTGGGGACTACTAACTTTTTTAATTTCCGAATCATTAATGTTTGGTGGATTTTTTGCCACCTACTTATTTTTTAAAGGTACTACCGCAGTCTGGCCACCAGAAGGAACAGAAGTAGAATTATTAGTACCCACCATTAACACCATCATCCTCGTTTCCAGTAGTTTTATCATTCATTTCGGTGATAAAGCAATCAAAAAAAATAGTGTTGGTTGGATGCGGTTTTGGTATTTTATCACTTTTTTGATGGGTGCTGTATTCCTAGCAGGACAAGTTTATGAATACATGAACTTAGGTTATGGTTTAACCACCAATGTTTTCGCTAACTGCTTTTATTTAATGACAGGTTTTCACGGACTTCATGTATTTGTGGGACTGTTATTAATTTTAGGTGTTTTTGTGCGTTCTTTCCGTCCCAATCATTATAATTCCATGAAACACACAGGAATTGAAATGGCGGAAATTTACTGGCACTTTGTTGATATAATTTGGATTATTCTTTTTACTTTGGTTTATCTCATGAATGCTTTTTAA
- the ctaD gene encoding cytochrome c oxidase subunit I: MTQTEFSPNHPPDNSQQKTLLVAHTQHLQAWKWYDYFTFNIDHKVIGIQYLVTAFIFYLIGGLMAVAIRTELATPEADLLDPNLYNAFMTNHGTIMIFLWIVPSAIGGFGNYLVPLMVGARDMAFPKLNAIAFWLNPPAGLLLLGSFFFGGSQSGWTAYPPLSLITANTAQTMWILAIVLVGTSSILGSINFVITILMMKVPSMKWDQIPLFCWAILATSILALLSTPVLAAGLILLLFDINFGTSFFKPDAGGNVIIYQHLFWFYSHPAVYLMILPIFGIMSEVIPVHARKPIFGYKAIAYSSVAICVVGLFVWVHHMFTSGTPGWMRMFFTISTLIVAVPTGVKIFGWVATLWGGKIRFTSAMLFAIGLLSMFVMGGLSGVTMGTAPFDVHVHDTYYVVAHFHYVLFGGSVFGIYAGIYHWFPKITGRMINETWGRVHFALTFIGTNLTFLPMHELGLQGMPRRVAMYDPQFTSLNQLCTIGAFILGISVIPFAYNIINSWLKGEFAGDNPWEALSLEWTTSSPPIIENWEVLPIVTHGPYDYGHREE, translated from the coding sequence ATGACACAAACAGAATTTTCACCCAATCATCCACCAGATAATAGTCAACAAAAGACTTTACTGGTTGCCCATACTCAACATCTCCAAGCGTGGAAATGGTATGATTATTTCACATTTAATATTGATCACAAAGTGATTGGTATTCAATATTTGGTGACAGCATTTATATTTTATTTAATTGGTGGTTTAATGGCTGTGGCTATCCGCACCGAGTTAGCGACACCAGAAGCAGATTTACTTGATCCAAATCTGTATAATGCCTTCATGACAAATCACGGAACAATCATGATTTTCTTATGGATTGTTCCCAGTGCTATCGGGGGTTTTGGCAATTATTTAGTACCCTTAATGGTGGGTGCTAGAGATATGGCATTTCCCAAATTAAATGCCATTGCTTTTTGGTTAAACCCCCCCGCAGGATTACTATTATTAGGCAGCTTCTTTTTTGGTGGTTCTCAATCTGGATGGACCGCTTACCCACCACTAAGTTTAATCACCGCTAACACCGCACAAACAATGTGGATCTTAGCGATAGTCTTAGTAGGAACATCCTCAATTTTAGGATCAATAAACTTCGTCATCACCATTTTAATGATGAAAGTTCCCAGCATGAAATGGGATCAAATTCCTTTATTTTGTTGGGCAATTTTAGCAACATCCATCCTGGCACTTTTATCTACACCAGTATTAGCAGCAGGATTAATTTTACTGCTCTTTGATATTAACTTTGGGACATCATTCTTCAAACCAGATGCAGGTGGTAACGTCATTATTTACCAACATTTATTCTGGTTTTATTCCCACCCCGCAGTTTACTTAATGATCCTACCAATTTTTGGGATCATGTCAGAAGTAATTCCCGTTCATGCACGGAAACCGATATTTGGATATAAAGCGATCGCCTATTCCAGTGTTGCTATTTGTGTCGTTGGTTTATTCGTGTGGGTACACCATATGTTCACCAGTGGAACACCCGGATGGATGCGAATGTTCTTCACCATTTCCACATTAATAGTAGCCGTTCCCACAGGAGTCAAAATATTCGGTTGGGTAGCAACTTTATGGGGTGGAAAAATTCGTTTTACCAGCGCCATGTTATTCGCCATTGGTTTATTATCAATGTTCGTCATGGGTGGTTTAAGCGGCGTAACAATGGGAACAGCACCCTTTGACGTTCACGTTCACGATACCTATTATGTAGTCGCTCATTTCCACTACGTTTTATTTGGTGGATCAGTCTTTGGAATTTACGCAGGAATCTATCATTGGTTTCCCAAAATCACCGGCAGAATGATCAACGAAACCTGGGGAAGAGTTCACTTTGCTTTGACATTCATCGGCACAAACTTAACATTTTTACCCATGCACGAACTCGGATTACAAGGAATGCCACGCCGAGTAGCCATGTATGACCCCCAATTTACCAGCTTAAACCAACTTTGCACCATTGGAGCATTCATTTTGGGTATTTCCGTCATTCCCTTCGCTTACAACATCATTAATAGCTGGCTAAAAGGAGAATTTGCAGGAGATAACCCCTGGGAAGCATTGAGCTTAGAATGGACCACCAGTTCCCCCCCAATCATTGAAAACTGGGAAGTTTTACCCATAGTCACTCATGGACCATACGACTATGGCCATAGAGAAGAATAG
- a CDS encoding cytochrome c oxidase subunit II has protein sequence MQKVPVSLWTLLAGMFIAPISIWIGQHHHLLPEQASQQAPLVDGFFNVMFTIAIALFLIVEGTILIFLFVYRRRTGDNSDGVPIEGNLALEIFWTAIPSVIVIGLGIYSVDVYNQMGGLEPGTHPHHVAHVSGTAMAASMNDNSQTLAAPNIGIGASPQTKNNPADLVVDVKGIQFAWLFNYPETGITAGELHVPVGADVQLNLSADDVIHSFWVPQFRLKQDAIPGVPTELRFVATKPGRYPVVCAELCGGYHGSMRTQVVVHSPEDFNNWLTENQVAQKQEPLQIIAVNPANLTTAEFLEPYIQEMGISAENIQSLVEEGNRE, from the coding sequence ATGCAAAAAGTTCCTGTGTCATTGTGGACACTGTTAGCGGGGATGTTCATTGCTCCTATTAGTATTTGGATAGGTCAACATCATCATTTATTACCAGAGCAAGCATCACAACAAGCGCCTTTGGTAGACGGATTTTTTAATGTCATGTTTACCATTGCGATCGCACTATTTTTAATAGTCGAAGGCACAATCTTAATTTTCCTATTTGTCTACCGTCGTCGTACTGGAGACAATAGTGATGGTGTACCGATAGAAGGCAACTTAGCATTAGAAATATTTTGGACAGCTATTCCTAGCGTCATTGTCATTGGTTTAGGTATCTACAGTGTGGATGTTTATAACCAAATGGGAGGTTTAGAACCAGGTACTCATCCTCATCATGTTGCTCATGTTTCTGGTACGGCAATGGCGGCTAGTATGAATGATAATTCTCAAACTTTAGCTGCTCCTAATATTGGCATCGGTGCAAGTCCCCAAACTAAAAATAACCCAGCAGACTTGGTAGTTGATGTTAAAGGAATACAATTTGCGTGGTTATTTAACTATCCTGAAACTGGTATAACTGCGGGAGAACTTCATGTTCCTGTCGGTGCAGATGTGCAGTTAAATTTATCCGCAGATGATGTAATTCATTCCTTCTGGGTTCCCCAATTTCGGTTAAAACAAGATGCAATTCCTGGTGTACCCACAGAATTAAGATTTGTAGCCACAAAACCAGGAAGATATCCCGTAGTTTGTGCAGAATTATGTGGTGGTTATCATGGTTCAATGCGGACACAAGTTGTAGTTCACAGTCCAGAAGATTTTAATAACTGGTTAACCGAAAATCAGGTAGCACAAAAACAAGAACCACTGCAAATTATAGCAGTCAATCCTGCTAATTTAACAACTGCTGAATTTCTTGAACCTTATATTCAGGAAATGGGAATCAGTGCAGAAAATATTCAGTCATTAGTAGAAGAAGGGAATAGGGAATAG
- the fdxB gene encoding ferredoxin III, nif-specific: protein MATLTGLTFGGKSWTPKFVTEIDKDKCIGCGRCIKVCGYTVLGLMALNEEGEFVEDEDDEEIERKVMVVAHPENCIGCEACSRICPKNCYSHTTLDQ from the coding sequence ATGGCAACATTAACAGGATTGACATTTGGCGGTAAGTCTTGGACACCTAAATTTGTTACAGAAATTGACAAGGATAAATGTATTGGTTGTGGCAGATGTATTAAAGTATGTGGTTACACAGTTTTAGGGTTGATGGCATTGAATGAAGAAGGTGAATTTGTGGAAGATGAAGATGATGAAGAAATTGAACGCAAGGTGATGGTAGTCGCTCACCCAGAGAACTGTATTGGTTGTGAAGCTTGTTCTCGTATTTGTCCCAAAAATTGTTATTCCCATACAACATTAGACCAGTAA
- a CDS encoding helix-turn-helix domain-containing protein, which translates to MPYTIPNKNCDGCDNCRPQCPTGAIKIENNEYWIDPCLCNNCEGYYPEPQCVIACPTNSPILWQAKKGRCKVEVREPTSPNLFSNGKNHPFASAIVIWEACNLLAQRKSLQWQTDATGNLHYSRQVNQGRGAISFQLQDSFQVSNRAKNLPTIENLDLRAACIHLIFAAYATTLDQPWEQEFSIDERQFEAYLGLEKRKDLNKITKLCLIKNIVQQACSLVVSIDWQARGKVPGFSVTESPLWHLTDIHHHFQEDEQGCKYLVGLTFKVKAGLWAQHFLNKQGCKERTGFYQYGTLPKTLLTTVMSLWQQHEGAVRLMLWLLFKTKMGREQRITVPTLLRVAYGEEKINLASRLRDERKRLLRTFENDLEVLNHSGVKPIFDPVTYPIEIQPLWAKLVDIPEDPDEALEFWINDGGGDHRLTDSGPRGKWNMLMNARILSFELPPEWENISADAEKKKRRNVRSKKTVKTTDNLLAEQVSQARKSINISQRELAKLTGKSQSWIRDVENGRLKPKPEDQALLRRVLNIL; encoded by the coding sequence ATGCCTTATACAATTCCTAACAAAAATTGCGATGGATGTGATAACTGCCGCCCCCAATGTCCTACGGGTGCAATCAAAATCGAAAATAACGAATATTGGATTGATCCTTGTCTTTGTAACAATTGTGAGGGTTATTATCCAGAACCGCAATGTGTAATTGCTTGTCCTACAAATTCCCCCATACTCTGGCAAGCAAAAAAAGGCAGATGCAAAGTTGAAGTGCGAGAACCTACCAGTCCTAATTTATTTTCTAATGGCAAGAATCATCCCTTTGCTTCGGCAATAGTTATTTGGGAAGCTTGCAACTTACTAGCACAACGTAAATCATTACAATGGCAAACAGATGCAACAGGTAATTTACACTATAGCCGACAAGTTAATCAAGGTCGGGGTGCAATTTCTTTTCAGCTTCAGGACTCATTTCAAGTTAGTAACCGGGCTAAAAATTTACCAACAATTGAAAATCTTGATCTTCGAGCCGCTTGTATTCATCTGATTTTTGCTGCCTATGCTACAACTTTAGATCAACCCTGGGAACAGGAGTTTTCAATTGATGAGCGACAATTTGAAGCATACTTGGGATTAGAAAAACGTAAAGACCTTAACAAAATCACCAAGTTATGTTTAATCAAAAACATCGTTCAACAAGCTTGCTCTCTGGTTGTTTCTATTGACTGGCAAGCAAGAGGTAAAGTTCCCGGTTTTTCTGTTACAGAAAGTCCTTTGTGGCATTTAACAGATATTCATCATCATTTTCAGGAAGATGAACAGGGATGTAAATATTTAGTTGGGTTGACATTTAAAGTGAAAGCCGGTCTTTGGGCGCAGCATTTTTTAAATAAACAAGGCTGTAAAGAACGGACTGGTTTCTATCAATATGGTACTTTGCCGAAAACGCTGTTAACTACAGTGATGAGTCTGTGGCAGCAACATGAAGGCGCAGTCAGATTGATGTTATGGTTACTTTTTAAAACCAAGATGGGTAGAGAACAACGCATCACTGTTCCTACTTTACTGCGTGTTGCTTATGGTGAGGAAAAAATTAACTTAGCTTCCAGATTACGAGATGAAAGAAAGCGGTTATTACGAACTTTTGAAAATGATTTGGAAGTTCTCAATCATTCTGGAGTTAAGCCAATTTTTGATCCTGTTACCTACCCCATAGAAATCCAACCATTATGGGCAAAATTAGTTGATATTCCCGAAGATCCAGATGAAGCTTTAGAGTTTTGGATCAATGACGGTGGTGGTGATCATCGTCTTACAGATAGCGGTCCTCGTGGTAAGTGGAATATGTTGATGAATGCCCGGATTTTATCTTTTGAATTACCACCAGAATGGGAAAATATCAGTGCAGATGCTGAGAAAAAAAAGCGGCGTAATGTGAGAAGTAAAAAAACCGTCAAAACTACGGATAATTTATTAGCTGAACAAGTATCTCAAGCCCGCAAAAGTATCAATATCTCCCAAAGAGAATTAGCAAAGTTAACAGGTAAAAGTCAAAGTTGGATTCGTGATGTGGAAAATGGTCGTCTGAAACCTAAACCTGAAGATCAAGCTTTATTAAGGAGGGTGCTGAATATTCTTTAA
- a CDS encoding four-helix bundle copper-binding protein — translation MMMMMTESMTTEMQTCMNACMECHKICLETMTYCMSKGGRYMDIGMMSIMRDCSEMCMMCTNMMMSGSEFMGRTCMLCAEMCDRCAAACETIGDDSKMRDCAAACRRCAETCRSMQMARA, via the coding sequence ATGATGATGATGATGACTGAATCCATGACTACGGAAATGCAAACTTGCATGAATGCTTGCATGGAATGTCATAAAATCTGCTTGGAAACCATGACTTACTGCATGAGCAAAGGTGGTAGGTACATGGATATAGGCATGATGAGCATAATGCGCGATTGCTCTGAAATGTGCATGATGTGTACAAATATGATGATGAGTGGTTCTGAATTTATGGGACGCACTTGTATGCTGTGTGCGGAAATGTGCGATCGCTGTGCTGCTGCTTGTGAAACCATCGGTGATGACAGCAAAATGAGAGATTGCGCCGCAGCTTGTCGTAGATGTGCGGAAACTTGCCGATCCATGCAAATGGCACGTGCTTAA
- a CDS encoding photosystem II protein, Psb35-related encodes MTILVALLVVGWVAVSVIGSLAYFMGEQTKPIHERNWRSESFEQLAKSITGMEIDYSDRTPAYAMDAYASRTLPQ; translated from the coding sequence ATGACTATCTTAGTTGCATTATTAGTTGTAGGTTGGGTTGCTGTTTCTGTGATTGGTTCTCTGGCTTACTTCATGGGTGAACAAACCAAGCCTATCCATGAACGGAACTGGCGTTCTGAGTCTTTTGAACAATTGGCTAAGTCTATTACTGGCATGGAAATTGATTACAGCGATCGCACTCCTGCTTATGCGATGGATGCTTATGCCAGCCGCACTCTACCCCAATAG
- the modD gene encoding ModD protein: protein MFFSDEEIAQLIAEDVPFLDLTTYGLNIGKELGEIEFSTRHTMTICATEEAARVFEKCGAKVEYLLESGTCLTSQQLILKASGCAEALHIGWRVALNLMEYSSGIATRAKELVDAAKNINSDVAVVTTRKCFPGTRIISMKAILAGGATPHRLGLSETVLIFKQHLLFIDSIAEISERINQLRKRFPEQKIAIEVETETDAWMVAEAGVDLIQFDKIPTVELSGLVAELKQKYPGLQLAAAGGINLENVRNYASTGVDILVTSYPYFGKPADIGAKMKRR from the coding sequence ATGTTCTTTTCTGATGAAGAAATAGCACAATTAATTGCAGAAGATGTCCCATTTCTCGATTTAACTACCTATGGATTAAATATAGGTAAAGAATTAGGAGAAATTGAATTTTCTACCCGTCACACCATGACTATTTGTGCAACGGAAGAAGCAGCAAGAGTATTTGAAAAATGTGGTGCAAAAGTTGAATATTTACTAGAAAGTGGAACTTGTTTAACATCACAGCAATTAATTCTCAAAGCTAGTGGTTGTGCGGAAGCTTTACATATTGGTTGGAGAGTGGCGTTAAATTTAATGGAATACTCTTCTGGTATTGCTACCCGTGCAAAAGAATTAGTTGATGCTGCTAAAAATATAAATTCTGATGTGGCAGTTGTCACAACTCGCAAATGCTTTCCTGGTACAAGAATTATTTCTATGAAAGCAATTTTAGCTGGTGGTGCTACTCCCCATCGTTTAGGACTTTCAGAAACAGTTTTGATTTTTAAACAACACCTATTATTTATAGATAGTATTGCGGAAATAAGTGAGCGAATTAATCAACTGAGAAAACGATTTCCAGAACAAAAAATTGCTATTGAAGTGGAAACAGAAACCGATGCTTGGATGGTGGCTGAAGCAGGAGTTGATTTAATTCAATTTGATAAAATTCCTACTGTAGAACTTAGTGGTTTAGTTGCAGAATTAAAGCAGAAATATCCAGGTTTACAATTAGCAGCAGCAGGTGGAATTAATTTAGAAAATGTCAGGAATTATGCCAGCACAGGGGTAGATATTTTGGTGACCAGTTACCCGTATTTTGGTAAACCTGCTGATATTGGGGCGAAGATGAAACGGAGGTAA
- a CDS encoding type II toxin-antitoxin system VapC family toxin — MRYLYDTNIFIYYLADDIIVDSWFAEEFVNVHEILLSPIIRIELLSFAGLSQEEEECIEDLLSQFTVVPLSQEIENKTIQLKRNYKIKLPDAIIAATAINQNAILVTRNISDFQAITELKIVNPFAN, encoded by the coding sequence ATGAGATATCTTTATGATACAAATATTTTTATCTACTATTTAGCCGATGATATAATAGTTGATTCATGGTTTGCAGAAGAATTTGTGAATGTACACGAAATTCTACTTTCACCAATTATCCGTATTGAATTACTGAGTTTTGCTGGTTTGTCACAGGAAGAAGAAGAATGTATTGAAGATTTGTTATCTCAGTTTACTGTAGTTCCATTATCACAAGAGATTGAAAATAAAACCATACAATTAAAGCGAAATTACAAAATTAAACTTCCTGATGCAATTATCGCTGCTACAGCAATAAATCAAAACGCTATTTTAGTGACAAGAAATATTAGTGATTTTCAGGCAATTACAGAATTAAAAATAGTCAATCCTTTTGCTAATTGA